In the genome of Aquisalimonas asiatica, one region contains:
- a CDS encoding carboxymuconolactone decarboxylase family protein → MKTTIITTAGALALAISTGFAAPAHAGDAPDFVQNTYPEHSVEEAWQNIQSIIVSPDTALDGKTKELIALAVSAQIPCDYCVYSHTRGAEAHGATDAEMREALATGALIRKWSTLLNGSQYDMDAFRQEIDAMYDGD, encoded by the coding sequence ATGAAGACCACCATCATCACCACGGCAGGCGCACTGGCCCTGGCAATCTCCACCGGATTCGCCGCTCCGGCGCATGCCGGCGACGCGCCCGACTTCGTCCAGAACACCTATCCGGAGCACAGCGTCGAAGAAGCCTGGCAGAACATCCAGTCGATCATCGTCAGTCCGGACACGGCGCTCGACGGCAAGACCAAGGAGCTGATCGCGCTCGCCGTCTCGGCGCAGATTCCCTGCGATTACTGCGTCTACTCCCACACCAGGGGCGCTGAAGCACACGGCGCCACTGACGCCGAAATGCGGGAGGCCCTTGCGACGGGGGCGCTGATCCGGAAATGGAGCACGTTGCTCAACGGCTCCCAGTACGACATGGACGCGTTCCGTCAGGAAATCGATGCCATGTACGACGGGGACTGA
- a CDS encoding ATP-binding protein translates to MATPDVCRLEIRLLGRASILRDGAAIELPRSRKARALLAYLVTSGQARSREHLCDFFWDGPANPRAELRWCLAKIRPLLNDDTTTRLVADGDYVSFLAEDVALDITRVRELIPSAPEDVSTHRLRQVAGLLRGPFLESVDLPDCYAFDAWCVAERQALQQLQDGVLRTLVQRLLDQPDTALPYARDRLVLDPFCEDAHADLVMLLHAMGRTAEARQRYEHCRRMLQHELGQAPSARLEQLHAQLNPTSQPLSAPPSLSSAPSSDAPPLVGRQRELTTIRGALEERAPLLISGEPGIGKSRLLQEISLQLQGEQVQVLRGRAFEMDATRPYAPWIDGLRSIPIPATWRPELAALLPELGPTADDSGDRNRLFSAVAQVVIDMTRTSSPAAIVLDDLQWFDEASAALLHYVAHATTGHPVAFILAARGGELECNAAAQRAVHALRRDRALRILTVEPLSPTETATIAHTIAPEVDGDHVFRESEGNPLFALEIARSHQGGQPLLGDTLGGLIAGRLAGVGKEAAEILPWAAALGRRLNPDRLAAVMNLPGTTLLQGLEDLERRAILRATDAGHWEFAHDLIGHAAYQSLSEPRRRMIHLQIARSLARSVEQSRLWSRKSTLQPHVSGRLARSSPMAESSAGEVAYHADLGGDHALAARACAVAGRYALRIHAYADAVALAQQGQTHLAPLPDETRLQRAFELLELYIHPGMEPYQPPDLEQRLRTLVADARAIGTTTQVHDGLYLIAVLLYLRGRYSDALDVTVLAERAGRTAEPATVVQAVADTARCLGMLGRDMDRAAQLAEEAHHLAEQLDVRELGCELPLARGLVAHHRGELVQARAHIEHALALAKRDRTPWWECYCLSRLPMIELERQAPDDALDCCRTLQTVADKLGDNSGAEAPFAQALEALARLQRGDPQATARLDHALEQLHAADSQWMIAYVQNMAALIHWQSEQPDAARERAEKALHAAGIIDLANEVIIARALLARTALATGDRTAALAHLDHMHTVAHGCLSARARHTAAEAEAVLGRTLPA, encoded by the coding sequence GTGGCAACGCCGGACGTGTGCCGGCTGGAAATCCGCCTGCTCGGCAGGGCATCCATCCTGCGCGATGGTGCCGCAATCGAACTGCCGCGCTCCCGGAAGGCCCGCGCACTGCTCGCCTATCTGGTCACATCGGGCCAGGCACGGTCCCGGGAGCACCTCTGTGACTTCTTCTGGGACGGCCCTGCGAACCCGCGCGCGGAGCTGCGCTGGTGCCTGGCCAAGATCCGCCCCCTGCTCAACGACGACACGACCACCCGGCTGGTCGCGGACGGCGACTACGTCTCCTTCCTGGCCGAGGATGTGGCGCTGGACATCACCCGCGTGCGCGAGTTGATCCCCTCGGCCCCCGAGGACGTCTCCACGCATCGCCTCCGCCAGGTCGCCGGGCTTCTTCGCGGGCCGTTTCTGGAGAGCGTGGACCTGCCGGACTGCTACGCCTTCGACGCCTGGTGCGTTGCCGAACGGCAGGCACTCCAGCAACTGCAGGACGGGGTCCTGCGCACACTGGTACAGCGGCTGCTGGACCAGCCCGATACCGCCTTGCCGTATGCGCGTGACCGGCTGGTGCTGGACCCCTTCTGCGAGGATGCCCACGCCGACCTGGTCATGCTCCTGCACGCGATGGGGCGGACTGCAGAGGCGCGGCAGCGTTACGAGCATTGCCGGCGCATGCTGCAGCACGAACTCGGGCAGGCGCCATCGGCACGACTGGAACAGCTGCACGCCCAGTTGAACCCGACTTCGCAGCCTCTCTCCGCGCCGCCCTCACTTTCATCCGCACCCTCGTCGGACGCGCCACCGCTGGTGGGTCGCCAACGCGAGCTGACGACGATTCGGGGAGCGTTGGAAGAACGAGCCCCCCTGCTGATCAGCGGCGAACCGGGCATTGGCAAGTCCCGGCTACTGCAGGAGATTTCCCTCCAGCTTCAGGGCGAGCAGGTGCAAGTGCTCAGGGGGCGTGCATTCGAGATGGATGCCACACGCCCGTATGCACCCTGGATCGACGGCCTGCGCTCGATTCCCATCCCGGCCACTTGGCGACCCGAACTCGCCGCACTGCTCCCCGAACTGGGGCCCACGGCCGACGACTCGGGAGACCGGAACCGCCTGTTCAGCGCCGTTGCTCAGGTGGTGATCGACATGACGCGCACCAGTTCGCCGGCGGCCATCGTCCTGGATGACCTGCAGTGGTTTGACGAGGCGTCGGCCGCGCTGCTGCATTATGTCGCCCACGCCACCACCGGCCACCCGGTTGCGTTCATCCTGGCGGCGCGCGGCGGTGAACTGGAATGCAACGCGGCGGCGCAGCGCGCGGTCCACGCGCTGCGCCGGGATCGCGCCCTTCGTATTCTGACCGTGGAGCCGTTGTCCCCGACGGAGACGGCGACCATCGCCCACACCATCGCTCCGGAGGTGGACGGCGACCACGTCTTTCGCGAATCGGAGGGCAACCCGCTGTTCGCCCTGGAAATCGCCCGCTCACACCAGGGTGGCCAACCGCTCCTGGGCGATACCCTCGGCGGTCTGATTGCGGGCCGTCTGGCGGGAGTCGGCAAGGAGGCGGCAGAGATTCTCCCATGGGCCGCGGCATTGGGGCGTCGGCTCAACCCGGACCGACTGGCGGCGGTGATGAACCTGCCCGGCACGACCCTGCTGCAAGGTCTGGAGGACCTCGAGCGTCGCGCCATCCTGAGAGCAACCGATGCGGGGCACTGGGAGTTCGCTCACGACCTCATCGGCCACGCGGCCTACCAGTCTCTCTCCGAGCCACGGCGGCGCATGATCCATCTGCAGATCGCCCGGAGCCTGGCGCGCAGCGTCGAGCAGTCACGCTTGTGGTCGCGCAAGAGCACCCTGCAGCCGCATGTCTCCGGACGTCTCGCGCGCAGCAGTCCCATGGCGGAGTCGTCTGCCGGGGAAGTGGCCTACCATGCCGACCTCGGAGGTGATCACGCACTCGCCGCGCGCGCCTGCGCAGTGGCGGGCCGCTACGCGTTACGGATCCACGCCTATGCAGACGCGGTAGCCCTGGCGCAGCAGGGTCAGACCCATCTCGCACCACTGCCCGACGAAACCCGGCTGCAGCGCGCCTTTGAACTGCTGGAACTGTACATCCACCCGGGGATGGAACCGTATCAACCGCCAGACCTAGAGCAGCGGCTCCGCACACTCGTGGCTGACGCGCGGGCGATCGGGACCACCACGCAGGTCCACGACGGGCTCTACCTGATCGCCGTCCTGCTCTACCTGCGTGGCCGCTACAGCGACGCACTGGATGTGACCGTGCTCGCGGAGCGGGCCGGGCGCACGGCGGAACCGGCCACCGTGGTCCAGGCCGTGGCCGATACGGCGCGCTGCCTGGGCATGCTCGGTCGCGACATGGACCGGGCGGCCCAGCTCGCGGAGGAAGCACACCACCTCGCCGAACAACTGGACGTTCGGGAGCTTGGCTGCGAACTCCCCCTGGCACGCGGCCTGGTGGCGCACCATCGTGGCGAACTCGTGCAGGCACGGGCACATATCGAGCATGCCCTGGCACTCGCCAAACGGGACCGGACGCCCTGGTGGGAGTGCTACTGCCTCTCCCGGCTGCCCATGATCGAGCTGGAACGGCAGGCCCCGGACGACGCACTGGACTGTTGCCGGACCCTGCAGACCGTCGCCGACAAGCTCGGCGACAACAGCGGCGCAGAAGCGCCGTTCGCACAGGCCCTTGAGGCCCTGGCCAGGCTGCAGCGAGGCGACCCGCAGGCGACGGCGCGCCTGGATCATGCCCTGGAACAGCTGCATGCGGCCGACAGCCAGTGGATGATCGCCTACGTGCAGAACATGGCGGCATTGATCCACTGGCAGTCAGAGCAGCCTGATGCTGCCCGGGAGCGCGCAGAGAAGGCGCTGCATGCCGCCGGGATCATTGATCTGGCGAACGAGGTCATCATCGCCCGTGCCTTGCTCGCCCGGACCGCCTTGGCCACAGGTGATCGCACGGCAGCGCTGGCTCACCTGGACCACATGCATACCGTGGCCCACGGTTGCCTCTCTGCCCGCGCCCGGCACACCGCCGCGGAGGCCGAGGCCGTTCTCGGCCGCACCCTCCCGGCCTGA
- a CDS encoding DUF4242 domain-containing protein, giving the protein MSYLVMERTFDEPMLDADLARMGERLGPCLQDHSVQWLRSYLSSDRRRMICTFQAPDAEAVRMAYRTAGYPFERVWQAMVLPTDAGLAPPTS; this is encoded by the coding sequence ATGAGTTATCTGGTCATGGAGCGTACGTTCGACGAGCCGATGCTGGACGCCGACCTGGCACGCATGGGTGAGCGTCTCGGCCCCTGCCTGCAGGATCACAGTGTTCAGTGGCTGCGCAGCTATCTCTCCAGCGATCGCCGGAGAATGATCTGCACCTTCCAGGCGCCGGATGCCGAAGCCGTCCGCATGGCCTACCGCACGGCCGGCTACCCGTTCGAACGCGTCTGGCAGGCGATGGTCCTGCCGACGGACGCAGGGCTCGCACCACCAACGTCATAG
- a CDS encoding DUF5996 family protein: protein MTSKWPHLDYLGWRETCSALHLYLQIAGKYRLAHTPWLNHSWNATFYVTPNGLASSPIPDGPGIEILFDFREHRVVGTCGEGRRASFELGPSTVAAFHASFVQLISELGGTPTFNGKPNEVPDPVPFAEDHRDRPYDRDAVQRFHQASIAVDKVFNRFRTSFLGKSSPVHLFWGSFDLAVTRFSGRRAPLHPGGVPALPDDVAQEAYDREVSSAGFWPGGGGIDYPAFYAYAYPAPNGYRAAAVRPDAAFWHDGLSEFILPYDAVQSADDPDEALMAFLVSTYEAAADLGGWDRDLLECAHGQPRQVRTPDAAPAKDAPSAGDEKVEREDGAAKGRYWIVVDGIEAEMTYSRAGEGLIIIDHTGVPAALRGRNIGERLVRQAVEDARRDGVAIMPLCPFAKAQIDRHPEWQDVVHRSKT, encoded by the coding sequence ATGACCAGCAAGTGGCCCCATCTTGACTACCTTGGCTGGCGTGAGACTTGTTCAGCCCTGCATCTCTACCTGCAGATCGCCGGCAAATACCGGCTGGCTCATACACCGTGGCTGAACCATTCGTGGAACGCGACCTTCTATGTGACGCCGAATGGTCTGGCATCCTCGCCGATACCCGACGGCCCGGGCATCGAGATCCTGTTTGATTTTCGGGAGCACAGGGTCGTGGGCACTTGCGGCGAAGGCCGCCGGGCGTCGTTCGAGCTTGGGCCGTCCACGGTCGCGGCGTTCCACGCCAGCTTCGTGCAGCTGATTTCGGAACTCGGCGGCACGCCGACGTTCAACGGAAAACCGAACGAGGTCCCCGACCCGGTACCCTTCGCCGAGGATCATCGCGACCGGCCCTATGACCGCGACGCCGTTCAACGCTTCCATCAGGCGTCGATAGCGGTTGATAAGGTCTTCAATCGATTCCGCACCTCCTTTCTCGGCAAATCCAGCCCCGTTCATCTGTTCTGGGGCAGTTTCGACCTGGCGGTTACCCGCTTTTCGGGACGGCGCGCGCCGCTCCACCCCGGCGGTGTTCCCGCCTTGCCAGACGACGTGGCGCAGGAGGCGTATGACCGCGAAGTCTCGTCAGCGGGCTTCTGGCCGGGCGGCGGCGGCATCGACTATCCTGCCTTCTACGCTTACGCCTATCCGGCGCCGAACGGTTACCGGGCCGCGGCGGTCCGGCCCGATGCCGCGTTCTGGCATGACGGCCTGTCTGAATTCATCCTCCCCTACGATGCCGTGCAGTCGGCGGACGACCCCGACGAAGCTCTGATGGCTTTCCTCGTCTCGACCTACGAGGCTGCCGCCGATCTGGGCGGATGGGACCGCGATCTTCTGGAATGTGCCCATGGGCAGCCACGTCAGGTACGCACCCCGGACGCGGCGCCGGCGAAGGATGCGCCTTCAGCCGGCGACGAAAAGGTCGAGCGGGAGGATGGAGCAGCGAAGGGGCGCTATTGGATTGTCGTCGATGGCATCGAGGCCGAGATGACCTACAGTCGGGCCGGCGAAGGGTTGATCATCATCGACCACACGGGAGTGCCTGCGGCGTTGCGCGGCCGCAATATCGGCGAGCGGCTGGTGCGCCAGGCGGTTGAAGATGCCCGCCGCGACGGCGTCGCCATCATGCCGCTGTGCCCGTTCGCGAAAGCGCAGATAGACCGTCACCCCGAGTGGCAGGATGTGGTGCATCGGTCAAAGACCTGA
- a CDS encoding MAPEG family protein — MDDVIYWYAIAAVLLFFKMFAVSAYQGFHRIGKLTFKTPEDAAFVGRAAASEELPQVQRAARVWLNDLENIPIFLALGVAYVWVGASAGAAPWFFLAFTGARYLHTVFYLSGLQPWRTIAYALGVVCMFGMSVQIILALP; from the coding sequence ATGGACGACGTGATCTACTGGTACGCAATAGCTGCGGTGTTGCTTTTCTTCAAGATGTTCGCGGTTTCTGCGTACCAGGGGTTTCACCGAATAGGCAAGTTGACGTTCAAGACGCCGGAGGATGCGGCGTTCGTTGGCCGCGCTGCGGCCAGTGAAGAGTTACCCCAGGTTCAACGGGCGGCGCGGGTGTGGCTGAATGATCTGGAGAACATTCCGATCTTCCTCGCGCTCGGCGTCGCCTATGTCTGGGTGGGGGCTTCAGCGGGCGCGGCACCTTGGTTCTTTCTTGCGTTCACGGGCGCGCGGTACCTTCACACGGTCTTCTACCTGAGTGGCCTCCAGCCCTGGCGCACCATTGCGTATGCCCTCGGTGTAGTGTGCATGTTCGGCATGTCCGTCCAGATCATCCTGGCGTTGCCTTGA
- a CDS encoding DUF1801 domain-containing protein: protein MSKIRKPNSSRKPPTPSDDHTVIDDWIRRRVMPDLSPMVRQIDELIRNTLPRLQYAIKWGKVYYGIPELGWVIELAAYDVSVNIVFLGGADFDDPPPLGETDRSRYVKLKTLEEVQAPEVGNWIRQAASVPGWQ from the coding sequence ATGTCGAAGATACGCAAACCGAATTCAAGCCGTAAGCCGCCAACTCCTTCCGATGACCATACGGTTATCGACGACTGGATTCGACGGCGGGTGATGCCTGATCTAAGCCCCATGGTTCGACAGATAGACGAGTTGATACGTAATACGCTGCCTCGGCTTCAGTACGCCATAAAATGGGGGAAGGTCTATTATGGGATTCCGGAGTTGGGGTGGGTTATCGAGTTAGCGGCCTACGATGTTTCCGTTAATATCGTTTTCCTGGGTGGTGCTGATTTTGATGACCCGCCTCCTCTTGGAGAGACCGACCGATCTCGCTATGTGAAGCTGAAAACGCTGGAGGAGGTGCAGGCGCCGGAGGTCGGCAACTGGATCAGACAGGCGGCAAGCGTGCCAGGCTGGCAATGA
- a CDS encoding GNAT family N-acetyltransferase, with the protein MAIAETGRMRIRHLTAEDVGELAAMLADPEVMRHSIRGVLTEEDTRGFISWCIGLYQRCGYGPLALEDKESSGLIGFCGLSPETVAGVEEVHVGYRLAQRFWGKGLATEAVRATVMDGFQTHRLGSVIAIVEPGHPASCRVAEKAGFGSIQRQQFHGRDVLVYRRFAPVHAQR; encoded by the coding sequence GTGGCCATTGCTGAGACAGGCAGAATGCGGATACGCCACCTCACTGCTGAGGATGTCGGGGAGCTGGCGGCGATGCTCGCTGACCCGGAGGTCATGCGTCATTCCATTCGGGGCGTGCTGACGGAAGAGGATACGCGCGGCTTCATCTCCTGGTGCATCGGTCTGTACCAGCGCTGCGGCTACGGTCCGCTCGCCCTGGAGGACAAGGAGTCATCGGGGCTCATCGGTTTCTGTGGTCTCAGCCCGGAGACTGTGGCTGGTGTCGAGGAGGTTCATGTCGGGTACCGGCTGGCGCAGCGGTTCTGGGGCAAGGGGCTGGCCACCGAAGCTGTCCGGGCCACGGTAATGGATGGGTTCCAGACGCACCGGCTGGGATCGGTGATTGCCATTGTAGAGCCTGGTCATCCGGCTTCTTGCCGCGTTGCTGAAAAGGCCGGCTTCGGCTCCATTCAGCGTCAGCAGTTTCATGGGCGTGACGTCCTGGTATACCGCAGGTTCGCCCCGGTCCACGCCCAACGGTAG
- a CDS encoding SDR family NAD(P)-dependent oxidoreductase encodes MSDAVSAINKWILTMNKSGYPRLEGKVAIVTGAGSGIGEAAARTFAKEGARVVLVGRREGPLRSNAEAIAKAGGEALAVAADVSLSGGVDRVVAETLDRFGQIDCVFNNAGIQGDGRPIIEMKEVSFDELIAINLKGPWLLTRAALRSMLDGGQDCPGGAIVNTSSFLSTGATAGTSVYSASKAGLDAMIRAIALEVGDKGVRINNVNPGVIDTPMLRAHGEEVIPPLAARAALGRIGTPQDVADVAVWLCTDEARFITGQSLLVDGGFTIPGPR; translated from the coding sequence TTGAGCGACGCTGTGTCAGCAATCAATAAATGGATATTAACCATGAATAAAAGTGGCTATCCCCGCCTGGAAGGCAAGGTTGCCATCGTCACGGGTGCCGGGAGTGGCATCGGTGAAGCAGCCGCGCGCACCTTTGCCAAGGAAGGCGCCAGAGTCGTGTTGGTGGGTCGCCGGGAGGGCCCATTGCGCTCCAACGCGGAAGCGATAGCGAAGGCGGGCGGTGAAGCCCTTGCAGTGGCCGCCGACGTGTCCCTGTCCGGTGGCGTGGACCGGGTCGTTGCCGAGACGCTGGACCGCTTCGGACAGATCGACTGCGTCTTTAACAATGCCGGCATTCAGGGTGATGGCCGCCCGATCATCGAGATGAAAGAAGTGAGCTTCGACGAGCTGATCGCCATCAACCTGAAAGGGCCGTGGCTTTTGACCCGGGCCGCGCTGCGCTCCATGCTCGATGGTGGCCAGGATTGCCCGGGTGGCGCCATCGTCAACACATCTTCATTCCTGTCCACTGGGGCAACGGCCGGCACATCCGTGTACTCGGCAAGCAAGGCCGGTCTGGATGCCATGATCCGGGCGATCGCGCTTGAGGTTGGAGACAAGGGAGTACGCATCAATAACGTCAATCCCGGCGTCATCGACACCCCCATGCTGCGCGCCCACGGAGAAGAGGTCATCCCGCCGCTGGCGGCACGGGCCGCCCTGGGCCGGATCGGCACACCTCAGGACGTTGCGGATGTGGCGGTATGGCTCTGTACCGACGAGGCGAGATTCATTACCGGCCAGTCGCTCCTGGTCGATGGCGGTTTCACGATACCCGGCCCACGCTAA